From Octopus sinensis linkage group LG14, ASM634580v1, whole genome shotgun sequence:
TTCACTCAACTCTTCCATCTTTCTGATCTCTGGTCAGCTTCAGGTGTCTTTTACTTGCATAAATACGTATCCTAGATGTATTTCGAAGCAGGAACCCTTATTTCTAAGGCATTTGTCTTATTAtctaagtaccgtaaatcctcgagtatagtccgcccttgagtataacacgcaggggatttttagggggttgtacttctgaaaaacctgaaccttgtgtataatacgtacctcttctctaacttgagtcgagCGTAATTAAGCCAgaagcacctagtcgaacaaacacttccgcgcatgcgtaatacaataacggtaatgttcttaactgttacatgggaatgtaaatatgtttgcaaattgtttttgttacatgttattctgtgttctgaatacttttattttaataaatgttccttactgcaagttatggatgattcttttatgacttcatagctttcaggcttagcttaaggtattttcgcgcccgatatcacaaaatgcgtttgaataaacattgccggacagcaaatagagactcggacattgcttagaaaatatttttcatttttaacctcgtatatagtacgcactagggattttgaccgttaaattttggggaaaaaatgcggattatactccaggatttacggtatttgctTTCCGGTAATTTCAATATTTACATAACTACACTCCCTTTCCATTGGCTTGATCTCCAATCGGATTCAAGCATATTATTTCATGGCTAAGTACATCGCCTAAGGTTGAATTCGAAGTaggtatttttatttctaaactacGGTTAGCAACCTGCTTCCATTAGATTTAAGATTtatgacatttttttaaatatttacactaCACTTCGTTCGGTTTGATTGCCGATGATCTTCAGGTGTTTTATTCACTTGTTTAACCTAAATTCATACGATGCTCGAAAAGCTAACACACCGAAATATATGTTAGAAGTAAATATTGCTGGACCTTTCATCTTTAAAGATGAGTatagcatcggacaaaatgcttagcggtgtttgtttataggcgcaggcgtggctgtgtgataagaagcttgcttcccaatcacatggttctaggttcagtcccactatgtggcacctcgGGGAAGAATCTTCTACTaaagcatcgggccgaccaacgccttgtgaatggatttgataaacaAAAACTTTAAAAAGCCAGtcgcgtgtttttgtgtgtgtgtatgtgtgtgtgtgtgcatgcgtgtgtgtgtgtgtgtgtgtgtgtgtgtgtgtgtgtgtgcgtgtgcgtgcgtgtgtatgtgtgtgtgtgtgtttgttccccaccatcgcttgataaacgATGGTCGAAAAGCTAacacatcgcttgataaccgacgttggtgtgtttacatgcccgtaATTGAGCGGTTTGggaaaagacaccgataaaataagtaccagtccttaaaaaaataagaattggggtcgattcattcggaaGAAATACCGATAAGTATTTTGTTTGACGTGCTAGCGATTTTTGCCCGCTCATCGCCTTTGAAACGGTTATAATATAACGAAgatagaataatatattttgttagaCAGAATAAGATATAGgctaaaatataatgaatatattaccATGTCACGATATTATACTATAAAATAATCGAAAACAACCTAAAAGATTTCATCTCTATTGCTTACTGGTTGGATAATAGTGAAAGCGTTTAGGGGAAAAGAGCTGAATACTATCGCACTAGTTTTCATTAAAGAGGATATTCGTTGCCTTTATTTATCACTTCAGAACAGCgaagtattaaaatataaaattaggcTAACTGATTTAATGTTTGTCTTGCATGTTTGAATTACTCCCACTCAAGAAACGATTATCCATCATATATTGTCCCACGTAGGATTGATTGAACCTTGAAAGTTGGGTAACGTAGTCTGACAGCTGTTTGATGGATTCCACTTGTTCATCCAAATATTCATGTTCAAGGAAATGTTgcaactgaaacaaaataaaaaaagaaaacattgtaaaaagaaatatatataaaaagcaaataagtaacaaggatgttcaTGGGTCAGtgcattacagccgtttcaagcggctccatttaatcgatcaatgcaaacattatacaaatttgaAATAAACCACGCTCCCCAGACACAtacgaccatatagatttccaacatgCAGAATATAactccattataatttttataataaatagttaataaattgtatcgtatttattattctattttttttatttaaacaagaatatatttgttaagatattattacgtatatttattaatttatctaattaattatattattgtttttatctttaacctgaagagtggctatatttatactGAAGtggttttactattattattactattatcatttcttaaatatagccatgaaacacgttattctactaaatataaacgttttatttactatttttcacattacttaatcattgttatatgttttatcttatatttaatctttctataatatgtaatttttctaaatgttataatttttcattattgaattgataaaaggtgtttttttctaatatatatatataaaagaagtgtgtataattgtaaataaatcacaattataatGGAGGGTGTTGGTAAAACCCTTACATGTCTAGAATTATACACAGTTCTTTTTGGGGTTCCTAACTTTGAAATTGCAATATAGGACTAACCTTTTatataagttttgaattttatGTCATGTCGCCCTCCGACGGCTTTATTGCGAAGAGATATAATATGAGTGGTTATGATGGCTTTATagcggttttgactgctatttctagacatgTAAGGGATTTTGCAACCCTCTCCGTTATAATTGTGATTCATTCACAATTATACACAtttcttttatgaaaaaaattctttgatTGCATGTTCTGGCcagtaatatattcataaataattttgaattgtttACGATATATCCTTCGTaatgtatttttacattcttctttaattatacatacatacatatatatatatatatatatatatatatatatatatatatatatatatatatatatatatatacacatacagatacatacacacacacacacacactcacacacatatatgtaatgtatatgtagatatacacacacacccataaggTCTTCTTTCAGAATTTCGGGAAAGCTATTTGTCACATCCCTGGCCAGCCACTTGTTGCGCCTCAAACATGAAGGGAACGGCCGGGACCCTAGGATAATGGAAGCAAACGCTGTGAGCTTTGTATAGCCGAACGCACAAGGATACTCAGACATCCCATGAAACCTGGATCGCCGAACACACGCCAGGAAATCTATAGTCCTTGCATCCATTTCAAACGCTACCTGCTGCAAGCATGGAATTCCCTGTTCTCCGATTAGACCCGGAAGGGTCCTTACGATCTAAAAGCAGCCCAAGGGAAAAATCCCATGTTCCCCTTCTTTTGGCCCACAAAATTTGGTCTAAGGGATATAACCCGTCCTCACTGACTCCagacaatttatttttttgttgatatacTGACCAAATGACCATAACGGATTCCTGCCTCCCAGAGGTGAAGAGTTACATTTGTCTTCGACTTCAGAGTTTCACGAGACGTTCACGGGATAAAGCTCTTTGTgaatgcgaaaccattggtcactctgtgACTGGACATAGacttaaatgcttatatatatatatatatatatacacaagaaaagaGGGAAATGATGTCCTGTGACGTAAGGAAGAAAaggcaaagagaaagagatatgtttagGATACAATATTTAACAAAGGGTGATATTCTAGTGGcagtggtgtgtgtttatgtgtatgtaatatatatatatatatacagttcataTTGTTCACCTGTGGGTCCATACTGATATCAACAATATTTCGAAGGGAATTATAGACAGCTTTTTCTAGGCCTACGGCATCTTCCATAGCAAGCAAGGAGACATCTTCTGCATGGATCTTTACCTGAAAAAGTAGAACAAACCAAAGTGATCATGAAATTGAACATTGAAAGCTGAATATAGTGTTCGtgaatgtaaaagaaaacaaaaaaaactacttAATCACAGATGTTGCATGGCCCAATGATGATAGTATCGGGAAGAGAAGCTACTGTCTTAAGACTAATCTTCCTCCGAGTCGTATTTGCTTTATGGATGATGGTAGTCTCTCTCGAGCTGCTACCTCGTGGCGCATCTCCGCTTTACTAGAACGGGCAAGATTGACTCACTCCACTGGACTACTGCCAATAAGCTCCTAGGTTGCCGATTCGCCCAGAAGAAGGAAATGTTTGTATTGCgaatcaaagaataaatatttatactgttgaagTTAACGGAAAAACTTGACTCTTTCTCCAATTAATATTAAATGTAAAGGATGCAAGCAGTACCCATCCAGTGCGGGAATCCCTCATCTTGTTACAGGCTATTCGGTAgattacattcatatacatcGCCGGGCAGGTAATTATAACAGTTGAGCAGCACACACTCATCAGCATGATTTAACGTCcgtttaccatgctagcatgaatgGGACGGAAGCCCAGGAGTCGCATTAGGACTAAAGGATTTCAGTAAATAAGAACTGTCATGGGCAGTTGACAGTGTTGATCGACCGTATTGGTTAGTGTTAGTGCGACGTGTGTTGGTTTAATACCGTACCTACGTTTGAATAGTACGAAGTGCGTTCTGTATGAACATAGTAATTCTGTGATAGGTTATTCTAGATAACCACATTCCAAATATTGATGCTATTTTACACCCGGCGTGTACACGCACGTTATAACACAAACCATGTACAAATAGTAagtaaagaagagaagaaataaaatacagtTTAGTATTAATAAAAAGTTTGACTCACCCCAGAACATCCAGAAATTGTTGCTGGCATCACAATAGCACATAGCtggaaatttataaaagaaaaaaaagaggctaATACATAGGACAAAAAATAtgccctacatacatacatacatacatgctgacagacagacagacagacaggcacgcaGTCCAGTGGCTGATACAGGTAAGCGATAAAAGATATATCTTTTGCCAACcttttacggagacgtaaaccaAAATGTTGGAGAATGGgtagatacacgcatatatacacacatgtatgcatacatacagacaggcagacacacatacacacacacatatacatgtatatatgtgtgtgtgtgtgtgtgtggtgtgtgtgtgtgtgtgtgtacatatatatatgtagaggcgcaatggcccagtggttagggcagcagactcgcagtcgtagaatcgcggtttcgattcccagaccggcgtagTGTTTATTGAGGTTGCACCTGCTGATATGATTAAATActgtaagtttttggataattttcggttaaaagtTGGCGGTTTTTTTACTGTAGCCAGCGAAggactgcgtctgcgcagtaaaatttgaaaagttagttcGTATAAACACGAGACAAGTAGTCTTGTTTGTCTCGTGTGGATATGTTTAACCCTATGTTGGACCTGCTGAGGAAAGTCAGACCTTGTGAGTTCCCCTTGACTCGCTAAAAGAAgattagaaaccaattggtccaggaaactagatggtaaatgattttcatttccaaatttattcctgtcgaattttatccccaatttttgtggttatagaaccgagctgttctttctagcgtgtagaatccctataagtggTTTCCTtgcgtgtttaaatatacactatatcgtatgacttatatatatatatatatatatattttcattatattaaggGTTATTACTACACGTAATGCTTCACATAGTAATACATAGACACGGGACCGAAAGTGGGGGAATTAAACTTGGCAGCCACCTCTTAAAAACAGATTTAGTCgcaaatcattaatgatttcagGGTTAGCGTACATAATAAGTCTCCAAGCATCAGTGCAAACATAATCAgcacacataaaaatgaacatcTGTACATACCAAGCTAACAGCAAGCGTATCCTATACGTAGTATATTTAACGAGAAacaatatatgttttgtattaattttttttcctgaactggtttttcatgctggctacttgataaattcttatttaaatttcatccttatattgtgtgtgtgtgtgtgtggtgtgtgtgtgtgtgtgtgtgtgtgtgtgtgtgtgtgtgtgtgtgtatgtgtgtggttttcaGATTTAATCAGTATTTTACTGACTCATGTATAATCTAAaaggtaaaagagagagtgaaagaggctgaagaggagagaggaagaatgGCGGACATAGAAAGGAAGTAAGAGAGAATAATCGACCCTATTTATGGACtggtattttgtttattaattccGGAAGAAATTGGCctcaaagttgatctcagctagattagaactcagaatagaGAGAGCCGAAACGAATACCGCAAGGCGCTCCACTTGACGTTCTAACGCCCTTGTTAACTCACTGTCTTTTGGGTTTTACGAATTTGAAGAAAACTGGAATGCTGCTTACACATTTGTAGGAGAGATGTTTACAAATGGCATCAacctgtagagagagagaaaaaaagtataATTGCGTTAACATCAGAGTATGACAAACATAATCATTTTAACTTAAGTATAATCACGTCAATGTAAATGTTAAACTGGGTCATGTTAACATAGGTATTAAACTCAACCATATTAGCATTAGTGTATAAGCATAATCTCTTGAACAGAAATTTTCTAACGGACTAGTTTCCTAGTTGCAAAATCAGTGATGGTATAGCactgtattttctatatattgcaagcgAGGTTGAACTACGGCCATGCAGCTTAATCGCGCTCTGTATTGGATCTCTTCGATGGTGAGTACTCACCACTGACGAGATCCAATACAAATCGAAACCACGTGGGCTGGTGGTCTCAGAGCTAGGGTGGCAGGAGTTATCTACCGCTtgcaatatatagagagagtgcgAGAAGCGCACTAAATAAACCAGCAGGAGGAGttgtcttcctggggttaaatgaCAGTGTCGTCATCATTAAGGTGGCCATAAACAATACCATAATGATTTTAAACCTAAATAAAATCACGTTAACGTGTTATGTGCATCATGCTAACATTAGTGCGTATAGACAATTAAGTTAACGTAAGTTCATTAAACATGATTACTACAACGTAAGTACATAAACAGTCACATTAACATAAGTGcgccacacatagacacactaacATAAGCATAATCAAGAAGACACATTAACTTTAGTACATAAATAACTGTTAACATAAGTGCATAAGTATACCTGCGTTAAGATAGGTGCATAAACATAATTCTGTAAATAAACAGAATCGGGTTAACATAAATTGGTTAACATAATCGTGTACATAAACATAATTGCGTTAACATGAACCACAAGGAttaaaacaattaacaattaacacttgtctttttgttaattttgtaaTTTCAGTTGCACAGCAGTTTACAGAAGGTGTTACAGGAGTTAGGTAGGAAAAGAGAAGGTGGGGCGCTGTCAGATGTGTTTCTTCTAGAAATACTGTCAATATTATAGATAGCacaatggcggtgagctggcagagtcgttagcacgccggacaaagtgcttagcagtatttcgtctgccgctacgttctgagttcaaattccgccgaggtcgactttgcctttcatcctttcggggtcgataaataaagtaccagtttcgcactggggtcgatgtaatcgacttaatccctttgtctgtccttgtttgccccctctatgtttagccccttgtgggtagtaaagaaataaatattatagatagcacaatggtggtgagctggcagagtcattaccacgccggacaaagtgcttgacagtattttgtccgtctttacgttctgagttcaaatgccaccgaggttgacttaacctttcatcttttcagggtcaataaaatatatagcagTGGAATAccagagttgatgtaatcaacttactcactcccttgaaattgctggccttgtgccaaaattttaaaccagcaTCTCAGCTGGCACTATggcaacaaactggcagaatcgttagcattctggacaaaatgcttagagacatttcatccgtcttcacgttctgctcagattccgccaaggttggctttgcctttcatcctctcggggtcgatgaaatgaataccagttgagtattggggtcgatatgtaaggcggtgagctggcagaaacgttagcacgccgggtgaaatgcttagcggtatttcgtctgccgttacgttctgagttcaaattccgccgaggtcgactttgcctttcatcctttcggggtcgataaattaagtaccagttacgcactggggtcgatgtaatcgacttagtacctatgtctgtccttgtttgtcccctctatgtttagccccttgtgggtaataaagaaatagatataatcgacttgctctcttcctcaaaatttcttgccttgtgcccaaattttaAACCAGTCGATAAAGAGGTATGCAAATCTCAATTGTAACTTGGACCTAAGTTCATTGCTATTCTAGCCTTCCTGCTTTCATATAAAAATTCAGTGGGGTAATTTAACTTGCCTGGATATTCCTCACTTCCGGTGTAGTCAGTCGCTTGTTCATGTAAGTCATCAGTTTGTCCGCATGTTCCTTCTCTTCAAGAGACATTTCCATAAAAAATTTGCCGAAACCGCGGAGTGCAATTTTGCTGCTTTCGAAAAAATGGCCctgaaagtatatatttataaataaatacatacatacatacataacatacatacatacatacatgcatgcatacatacatacgtacatacatacatacatacatacatacatacatacatacatacatacatacatgcatacatacatgcatacatacatgcatacatgcatacatacatacatacatacatgcatacatgcatacatacatacatacatgcatacatgcatacatacatacatgcatacatgcatgcatacatgcatacatgcatacatacatgcatacgtgcatgcatacgtgcatgcatacatgcatacatacatacatgcatgcatgcagacatacatacatacatacatacatgcatgcatacatacatacatacatacatacatacatatatgcatgcatacatacaacatacatacatacatacatacatacatacatgcatgcatgcatacatacatacatacatacatgcatgcatacatacatacatacatacatacgtacatacatacatacatacatacatacatacatgcatgcatacatgcatgcatgcagacatacatacatacatacatacatacatgcatgcatgcatgcatgcatacatacatacatacatacatacgtacatacatacatacatacatacatacatacatacatgcatgcatacatacatacatacatacatacatacatacatacatacatgcatgcatgcatacatacatacatacatacatacatacatacatacatacatacatacatatatgcatacatacatacatacatacatacatacatacatacatacatacatacatacatacatgtatgcatgcatacttatgaTGCCTAATTGAGACATGTTTGTTCTTTTTCTCCacgctttttttctctccttgttattCTTTCTGCAGAAAGGCGTTTGCTTgaaacttaaaatttttttctgtttttcctgcaCACAGACCTAAtacattctgttttctttttactgcatttttgtgttatttataatttttgctctctctctctctctctctctctctattatatatatatatatatatatatatatatatatagaataaaactatatataaagaacgtgaaatacacgaattgacgaacacggaaaacagacagtcattcagagccttcattcttcagtcagaaaccgattcatcatggcaaatttcggctgtttaattatatatatatagcgccagAGTTTTTGTTATTCTCTCTGTGTATTTCcttgtattcctttctgttgaagagcgtatgctcgaaacgtaaaatactttctcacctttCCGAGCGTCAAATTactacacctgtttgttgtttatacacctgtcttcgttttttgtttatctgtaaatttcaactacatatatatataggcgcaggagtggctgtgtggtaagtagcttgctaaccaaccacatggttctgggttcagtcccactgcgtggcatcttgggcaagtgtcttctgctatagccccgggccgaccaatgccttgtgagtggacttggtagacggaaactgaaagaagcctgtcgtatatatatatatatgtgtgtgtgtgtgtttgtgtgtctgtgtttgtccccctagcattgcttgacaatcgatgttggtgtgttcacgtccccgtcacttagcggttcggcaaaagagaccgatagataagcactgggcttacaaagaataagtcccggtgtcgatttgctcgactaaaggcggtgctccagcatggccgcagtcaaaatgactgaaacaagtaaaagagtaaagagtatatatatatatatatatatatatttatatatatatatatatatattatatatatatatatatatataaatatataaatatttatttatttatatatatatacccatcatcgaccctgtcgcatcatcgactccttcacctgcacctccagcaatatcatctattacatctcctgctctttctctgccattccctgtacatcggacaaacgggacgccgcttggctgatcggttcgcggaacacctccgagacatccgcctcgCCAATGACATaccagtctcacgccatttccgctccaccggtcactccttgcaacacctgtctgtgttcggattgtccttgcacagaggccatccggattcccgcttgcaccgtgaacagggattaatcttctctcttcgctcttttacgctatttgggctcaactctccccccACTTTTcatctaacccccccccccgactcctacttttcttcagtccttcatcttttcacccctactctctttccctcctcttcccatctttccctcctcttcccatctttcccttcttctcccttccctcttcttttttcttcttttcaaattttgggtTGGTAGATACATAGACTCCAAATAGGCACCGTAATCGCTTTTAGCTGTTATTAATGCTGACCAACCTCATAGTGTATTTACTAACCTCACTCAATCTCACATCAGTAAATTCATGTCTCTATAGAGACTGCATGCTTCCAGTGGAGAAAGtaatgaatttataataaagGGGAACAGAGATTTATATCCAGTTTTATTCAGCAGTTAATTACGTTTTTTCATTGAGTATTAGTATTAATGCTTCATATCAGGCTATCTTAAGTATGttttttactgttattatcatccccctccccaacattgctACTTGTACTGCTCTTATTATTGCTAATATTGTTAATGATGAGCTAtaagtatattatttaatttgctaattttattattaaactagcagtatcgtccagcgttgctcgggtttgtttcgaccctttagaattgaaatttttgaaaagtaaaaattttgcattatgtagcttgttattctctttaagtgaacatttttctggttgaaatacaccgaaaaatggcgacacatcagtcaaaaaaatcgtaaaaaatagggattttcatagaaaaaaagcacctttttgatgtaaataatttttggtcttaacatggtccgctttgaattttattttctacggaataaagagcaagccttcttctatcatactctcaattttggtcaacttgcgccgcagggtctcggaggagatagtgttagttgaaggctaacaaacctgacacacacagacaacttcagctttatatatatacagattagatTTAAGATTTGTAatgtacaaaagtatagagtgacccatcagattaatgtaaatttttttattataattgaacataaaaacagaattaaaagttatgtatgtatgtatgtatgtacgtgcaagCAAAAACTCGACGTATTCATTGGAAACAGAAATTTGGCGAATCATTTTACAACATGCAAAAAGGTGATACTTACATATGCCTGATAAAACAAGCTAGCTTGATTCTCCATTGTTATTTGTTCATTAAGATTTTCACGGTCTGTGCTGGTTACTATAACAacaaatacattcttttattttacgaAATGACAAaaagggtactacttaagaagagtggtcccggtgcgcgtactcgcgtactcgcgcagcCCCGCTAGCTAGTCgggactagtcgatccttactttgtgttttcgttttattcactttgtttaaaaattttttttaattatttactttgtgtttttgtgttttatttactttgttttttaaaaaaaattatttattttgtgctttatttactttgctaggtagtcgttgtaggatcgactagtaacgactagctagtgcggatgcgcgagtacgcgagtgcgcgcaccgggaccactcttcttaagt
This genomic window contains:
- the LOC115218811 gene encoding soma ferritin-like; amino-acid sequence: MAKRRAFLLVSILTAFFVVSTSSYSLTSTDRENLNEQITMENQASLFYQAYGHFFESSKIALRGFGKFFMEMSLEEKEHADKLMTYMNKRLTTPEVRNIQVDAICKHLSYKCLCAIVMPATISGCSGVKIHAEDVSLLAMEDAVGLEKAVYNSLRNIVDISMDPQLQHFLEHEYLDEQVESIKQLSDYVTQLSRFNQSYVGQYMMDNRFLSGSNSNMQDKH